A part of Kwoniella dejecticola CBS 10117 chromosome 5, complete sequence genomic DNA contains:
- a CDS encoding mRNA surveillance protein pelota — protein sequence MKLVNKHVEKDGSGYVTLRPEDDEDMWHVYNLISEGDHVRAMAVRRVQTVSSTGSSDSFRVKTNLTLEVTKTDFSSAASSSQSNGTGEKKEPTASLQISGKVVEENEFVKLGAYHTLDLEANRDFRLTKASGWDSVALERIQESTAEGRGAEVGAIVCGEGTAAICLLSEHMTTVRQRIDTSIPRKRKGGTSGHDKAMENFLSTTYQAILRLIPYQDLKAIVIASPGFTRDTLYDYIFQQANLTNNKPLMQSRSKWIKVHSNTSHVHGLVEALRAPEVAKMLQGAKFAREGVGLDKFHKMLATDELRAWYGPEHVALAVDRGAVGTLLISDDLFRSSDPVKRNHYVEMVESVRSRGGEALIFSSMHESGQQLNLLTGIAAILTYPLDIEIVEMEEREEKERLEKAKNGGDGNDEDGTQDK from the exons atgaaaTTAGTGAACAAGCATGTCGAGAAAGACGGATCG GGGTACGTAACTCTTCGTCcggaggatgacgaggataTGTGGCACGTCTACAACCTGATCTCCGAG GGAGACCACGTTCGAGCGATGGCCGTCAGACGAGTCCAGACAGTCTCATCTACCGGATCATCCGATTCCTTCAGGGTGAAAACCAACCTCACTCTGGAAGTTACCAAGACGGATTTCTCGTCTGCTGCGtcgtcaagtcaatcaaatGGGAcgggcgagaagaaggaaccTACTGCCTCGCTGCAGATTAGCGGGAAAGTAGTGGAGGAGAATGAGTTCGTTAAATTGGGGGCGTATCATACGTTAGATCTTGAGG CAAATCGCGATTTCAGGTTGACGAAAGCCTCGGGATGGGATTCCGTAGCGCTTGAAAGGATACAGGAAAGTACGGCTGAAGGGCGAGGTGCGGAAGTCGGGGCGATTGTAtgcggagaag GTACCGCCGCCATATGCCTGTTGTCGGAACATATGACCACAGTCAGACAGAGGATAGATACCTCGATaccgaggaagaggaaaggcggTACATCGGGGCACGATAAG GCAATGGAGAATTTCCTATCTACGACATATCAGGCGATCCTGCGTTTGATACCTTATCAAGATCTCAAAGCTATAGTCATTGCTTCGCCGGGATTCACAAGAGACACG CTATACGATTACATATTCCAGCAGGCGAACCTGACCAACAACAAACCACTGATGCAATCCCGTTCGAAATGGATCAAAGTGCATTCCAACACTTCACACGTGCACGGTCTGGTGGAAGCTTTGAGAGCGCCTGAGGTGGCCAAGATGTTGCAGGGTGCTAAATTTGCACGAGAGGGTGTCGGATTGGATAA ATTCCACAAGATGCTGGCGACAGACGAGCTGAGAGCGTGGTACGGCCCCGAACACGTCGCATTAGCCGTTGATCGAGGCGCCGTGGGGACACTGTTGATCTCAGACGATCTATTCCG ATCGTCCGATCCGGTGAAGAGGAATCATTATGTCGAGATGGTCGAATCCGTCAGATCGAGGGGCGGAGAAGCCCTGATTTTCTCTTCGATGCATGAATCAGGCCAACAACTGAACCTCTTAACGGGCATAGCGGCTATCTTGACGTACCCCTTAGATATTGAGATTGTTGAGAtggaggaaagggaagagaaggaacgTCTTGAAAAGGCAAAAAACGGTGGTGATGGcaacgatgaagatgggacTCAGGATAAGTAA
- a CDS encoding 40S ribosomal protein uS3, producing the protein MASSQQISKKRKFVADGVFQAELNEFFTRELAEEGYSGCEVRVTHARTEIIIRATHTQDVLGEKGRRIRELKALVEKRFKFPENSLELYAEKVQFRGLSAVAQAESLRYKLLGGLAMRRACYGVLRFVMESGAKGCEVVVSGKLRAARAKSMKFTDGFMVHSGQPAADYIDYAVRHVLLRQGVLGIKVKIMKPFDPEGRQGPSKNLPDVINMVEPKPEGAIEIRSEHKEPQVQAIPPPQAQQPQEAQPAAGGQF; encoded by the exons ATGGCTTCTTCTCAACAAATCtccaagaagagaaagttCGTCGCTGACGGTGTCTTCCAAGCTGAGCTCAACGAGTTCTT CACTCGAGAACTCGCTGAAGAGGGTTACTCAGGATGTGAAGTTCGAGTCACCCACGCCCGAACTGAAATCATCATCCGAGCCACCCACACCCAAGATGTCCTCGGTGAGAAGGGACGAAGAATCAGAGAGCTCAAGGCTTTAGTCGAGAAGCGATTCAAGTTCCCCGAGAACTCCCTCGAGCTTTACGCCGAGAAGGTCCAATTCAGAGGTCTTTCCGCCGTCGCTCAAGCCGAGTCCCTCAGATACAAGTTGCTCGGTGGTCTTGCCatgcgaag AGCCTGTTACGGTGTCCTCCGATTCGTCATGGAGTCTGGTGCCAAGGGTTGTGAAGTCGTTGTCTCTGGTAAACTCCGAGCTGCCCGAGCCAAGTCCATGAAATTCACCGATGGATTCATGGTCCACTCCGGTCAACCTGCTGCCGACTACATCGACTACGCCGTCAGACACGTCTTGCTCAGACAAGGTGTGCTCGgtatcaaggtcaagatcatGAAGCCCTTCGACCCAGAGGGCAGACAAGGTCCTTCCAAGAACTTGCCCGATGTCATCAACATGGTTGA ACCCAAGCCCGAAGGTGCTATCGAGATCCGATCCGAACACAAGGAACCTCAAGTTCAAGCTATCCCCCCTCCTCAAGCCCAACAGCCTCAAGAGGCTCAACCAGCTGCTGGGGGTCAATTCTAA